A window from Telopea speciosissima isolate NSW1024214 ecotype Mountain lineage chromosome 8, Tspe_v1, whole genome shotgun sequence encodes these proteins:
- the LOC122671808 gene encoding VIN3-like protein 1, with amino-acid sequence MISIKRDPFGFSVFDDIFPSLRVYSIKTCLSLQVLTWNSLPNTEGMDSEDKVLCKVFGVQSLSLSAHSTPEKNEHSDAVPRGHELLQEYLKSCPKKELLRTCFDKEKKHSASSKYRMSENGRTSNKGSKNQEPRKTSNQSILTNHEAPTSRKQPRKGENPVRLPPATELSPEFEFSGTWVCKNSACRAVLTSEDTFCKRCSCCICHMFDDNKDPSLWLVCTSESGGRDSCGSSCHIECALLRQKVGFVNLGPMMQLDGSYCCASCGKVSRILGYWKKQLMIAKDARRVDVLCHRISLSYRLLEGTRRFKELHEIVEEAKAKLETEVGSVSGVSAMMGRGIVSRLSIAGDVQKLCSIAIEKADASLNAVSSADQHHREDSLPAACRFQFQEVTSHSLIIVLKEPSSASSDDIKGYKLWYCKSRGESYTKEPISVFTRAQRKVLISNLQPCTEYTFRIISYTESGDLGHSEAKCFTKSVEVIHKSSTPALAMDQKNENSHVEGSSSSAKGEPMMSSAVGSSGFKVRDLGKVLRLAWAQENGCADGFCSADVDDCCGRNNVVKPEDVEKDKSRNVTRGLDLNVVSVPDLNAEVTPPLESSRDDDIGCTSERVIEAEDDVASHGMEKNGLSRSNGSGDSQTWTVRPVREVPAVESRMELCRKRTSSPNIDTFDCDSALINGSPFRLSSVASQFDETFEYCVTIIRWLECRGHIEHEFRMKFLTWFSLRSTHQERRVVHTFIQTLIDDPSSLAGQLVDSFLDIISSKRPRNGFCSNSWSP; translated from the exons ATGATATCGATAAAAAGAGACCCATTTGGTTTTTCAGTTTTCGATGACATATTTCCTTCTCTTAGGGTTTACTCGATCAAAACCTGTCTTAGTCTTCAG GTTTTGACTTGGAACTCTTTGCCAAACACTGAAGGAATGGATTCAGAAGATAAAGTGCTTTGTAAAG TTTTTGGTGTACAGAGTTTATCTTTGAGTGCTCACAGTACACCAGAGAAAAATGAACATTCAGATGCTGTCCCTAGAGGTCATGAGCTCCTCCAAGAATATCTCAAGTCTTGTCCGAAGAAAGAATTGCTTCGAACATGCTTTgataaggaaaagaaacatTCTGCCTCGTCAAAATATAGAATGAGTGAAAATGGCAGGACAAGTAACAAAGGATCTAAGAACCAGGAGCCAAGAAAAACTTCCAATCAGTCCATATTAACCAACCATGAGGCTCCTACATCTAGGAAGCAACCGAGGAAGGGGGAAAATCCTGTTCGACTTCCGCCAGCTACAGAGCTGTCTCCGGAATTTGAGTTTTCAGGCACTTGGGTTTGTAAAAATTCTGCATGTAGAGCTGTCCTAACTTCAGAAGACACATTTTGCAAGAGGTGTTCGTGTTGCATCTGTCATATGTTTGATGACAACAAGGATCCTAGTCTTTGGTTGGTCTGCACATCTGAGTCTGGTGGGAGAGACTCCTGTGGGTCATCTTGCCACATTGAGTGTGCACTTCTACGGCAGAAGGTGGGGTTTGTTAATCTTGGGCCAATGATGCAGTTAGATGGAAGTTATTGTTGCGCTTCTTGTGGCAAAGTCTCAAGGATACTTGG ATATTGGAAGAAGCAGTTGATGATAGCAAAAGATGCTCGGCGTGTAGATGTTCTGTGTCATAGGATATCCTTGAGTTATAGGCTCTTGGAAGGGACTCGCAGGTTTAAAGAACTCCATGAAATTGTAGAAGAAGCTAAAGCAAAGCTAGAAACAGAGGTTGGTTCAGTAAGTGGAGTTTCAGCCATGATGGGACGGGGCATTGTTAGCAGGCTGTCAATTGCTGGTGATGTGCAGAAATTATGCTCTATTGCAATTGAGAAAGCAGATGCATCTTTGAACGCTGTTTCTAGTGCCGACCAACATCACAGAG AGGATTCACTTCCTGCTGCTTGCAGGTTCCAATTTCAAGAAGTGACATCCCACTCTCTCATAATTGTATTGAAAGAACCATCCTCTGCATCATCCGATGATATTAAAGGCTACAAGCTTTGGTACTGCAAGAGCAGAGGAGAGTCATACACCAAAGAACCAATTTCTGTCTTTACGAGAGCTCAGAGAAAAGTCTTGATATCGAACTTGCAGCCCTGTACAGAGTACACATTTCGAATAATCTCATATACAGAGTCCGGTGATTTGGGTCACTCTGAGGCAAAGTGCTTTACCAAGAGCGTGGAGGTAATACACAAGAGTTCTACTCCAGCACTTGCTATGGATCAAAAGAATGAGAACTCTCACGTTGAAGGAAGTTCTTCTAGTGCCAAGGGGGAGCCAATGATGTCCTCTGCAGTTGGATCATCTGGTTTCAAGGTCCGAGATCTTGGAAAGGTCTTGCGTCTTGCTTGGGCACAGGAAAATGGTTGCGCTGATGGCTTTTGTagtgctgatgtggatgactgTTGTGGCAGAAACAATGTGGTAAAACCTGAAGATGTGGAAAAAGACAAATCTCGAAATGTTACCCGTGGACTTGATTTAAATGTCGTCTCGGTGCCTGATCTGAATGCTGAGGTAACTCCACCATTGGAGTCTTCAAGAGATGATGATATTGGATGCACTTCTGAACGGGTTATCGAGGCTGAAGATGATGTTGCTTCTCATGGGATGGAGAAGAATGGTCTATCAAGATCAAATGGGAGTGGTGATTCTCAAACATGGACTGTTAGGCCAGTAAGAGAAGTGCCTGCTGTAGAGTCCCGAATGGAATTGTGTAGAAAACGGACATCAAGCCCAAATATAGATACATTTGATTGTGATAGTGCTTTGATTAATGGATCACCATTCCGACTCTCTAGTGTCGCCAGTCAGTTTGATGAAACCTTTGAGTACTGTGTGACGATCATTCGATGGCTGGAATGTAGGGGTCACATCGAACATGAATTTCGGATGAAATTCCTGACATGGTTCAGCTTGAGATCAACTCATCAAGAGCGTAGAGTGGTACACACCTTTATCCAGACTCTGATTGATGATCCGAGCAGCTTGGCGGGCCAGTTGGTTGACTCCTTTCTAGATATCATATCCAGCAAGAGACCAAGGAATGGTTTTTGTA GCAATTCATGGTCACCTTAG